One genomic segment of Borrelia miyamotoi includes these proteins:
- the rpmB gene encoding 50S ribosomal protein L28 gives MGRECEITGKKTMFGHNVPRKGLARRKGGGGQHIGLKTKRTFKVNLINKKFFVPELGKNINIKVSANALRSISKIGLNVFLKKNSKKIEDFI, from the coding sequence ATGGGAAGAGAATGTGAAATAACAGGTAAAAAGACAATGTTTGGTCATAATGTTCCAAGAAAGGGTCTTGCCAGGAGAAAAGGCGGAGGAGGACAGCATATTGGTTTAAAGACCAAGAGAACTTTTAAAGTAAATTTAATAAATAAGAAATTTTTTGTTCCTGAACTTGGAAAAAACATCAATATTAAGGTTTCTGCAAATGCTTTAAGAAGTATTTCAAAGATAGGCCTTAACGTCTTTTTGAAAAAGAATTCTAAAAAAATAGAGGATTTTATTTAA
- the amrB gene encoding AmmeMemoRadiSam system protein B: protein MRDSLVDNIFYSNNKLNLKLLNPNKRKTHKALLTSYGTYEFFLKKIDLFQKVIAYNTKNVFIFSQTKENLQINISNHETWKIFNKTIDVNLDIVNVIKNFKFTSKEDKIIENDHKIEITLNFIKDITENIKIIPIILGKKLKGQALKEFSAFLNPFTKKEENSFIFLSQFISHSTNLNKTIQLETTLKKLLLTPHLNSSILLEYYNARKIFPENISAITIIHKIFQKFEFTNREITSNNNEYSIMENILLN from the coding sequence ATAAGAGATAGCTTAGTTGATAATATATTTTATTCAAATAATAAGCTAAACCTAAAATTATTAAACCCAAATAAAAGAAAAACTCATAAAGCGCTTCTAACTAGCTATGGAACCTATGAGTTTTTCTTAAAAAAGATTGACTTATTTCAAAAAGTAATAGCATATAACACAAAAAATGTGTTTATTTTCTCACAAACAAAAGAAAATTTACAGATCAATATTTCAAATCATGAAACTTGGAAAATCTTTAACAAAACAATTGATGTCAATTTAGACATAGTAAATGTCATAAAAAACTTTAAATTTACAAGTAAAGAAGATAAAATAATAGAAAATGACCATAAAATTGAAATTACACTGAATTTTATTAAAGATATAACAGAAAACATAAAAATCATTCCTATCATCTTGGGTAAGAAGCTTAAAGGCCAAGCTCTAAAGGAGTTTAGTGCATTTTTAAATCCATTTACAAAAAAAGAAGAAAATTCTTTTATATTCCTATCCCAATTTATCTCACACTCTACAAATCTAAATAAAACCATCCAACTAGAAACAACACTAAAGAAACTATTGCTCACTCCTCATTTAAATTCATCAATTTTATTAGAATATTACAATGCACGAAAAATATTTCCTGAAAATATAAGTGCAATCACAATAATTCACAAAATTTTCCAAAAATTTGAATTTACAAACCGTGAGATCACAAGCAACAACAATGAATACTCAATAATGGAAAATATTTTATTAAATTAA
- a CDS encoding LolA family protein has translation MKRIMLVLCPCLIFAQVSATQYFESISAKYQNIEDMQAKISLNVKGLKQTGTLLYKYPDKFIVNLDSNNQVFASDGEVLTVYVPALGTSFRQELTVGKGGGVGSGLLSILSTEYSVSYTNSPNLEPLDESGGAENFIKLTFSRRLHKGAATIDFFMIAFTPNGIMRRVVAYPTGGGKEIIIDLLSVKFNIGLPESKFKYELPKTSNKVDNFLYDVKKT, from the coding sequence ATGAAGAGAATAATGTTAGTTTTGTGTCCTTGTTTGATTTTTGCTCAAGTATCTGCTACTCAGTATTTTGAGAGTATTTCTGCAAAGTACCAAAACATAGAAGATATGCAGGCTAAAATTAGTCTTAATGTGAAAGGTTTGAAGCAAACAGGAACTTTGTTGTATAAGTATCCCGATAAATTTATTGTCAACTTGGATTCAAATAATCAGGTTTTTGCAAGTGATGGCGAAGTTTTAACAGTTTATGTTCCAGCTCTTGGTACTTCTTTTAGACAAGAGTTGACTGTGGGGAAAGGTGGTGGGGTGGGGAGTGGTTTGCTGAGTATTTTGAGCACTGAGTATAGTGTATCTTATACTAATTCTCCCAATTTAGAACCTCTTGATGAATCAGGCGGGGCAGAGAATTTTATAAAATTAACTTTTTCAAGGCGACTTCATAAGGGTGCTGCTACAATTGATTTCTTTATGATTGCTTTTACCCCAAATGGTATAATGAGGAGGGTTGTTGCTTATCCTACAGGTGGTGGTAAAGAAATAATTATCGATCTTTTGTCTGTGAAGTTTAATATTGGGCTTCCTGAGAGTAAATTTAAGTATGAGCTGCCAAAAACTTCAAATAAGGTAGATAATTTTTTGTACGATGTTAAAAAAACTTGA
- the gatC gene encoding Asp-tRNA(Asn)/Glu-tRNA(Gln) amidotransferase subunit GatC has translation MEDIHLENSLKLSLLRLSEKEEQKFVEKFEKIIGMLNKISQIEVRDDVQKKTGVITDCRNDEILSSLSIESIKSFSNVFVDGYFSSPKVLE, from the coding sequence TTGGAAGATATTCATTTAGAAAATAGTTTGAAGTTAAGCTTATTAAGATTAAGTGAAAAAGAGGAACAGAAATTTGTTGAAAAATTTGAAAAAATTATTGGCATGTTAAATAAAATTTCTCAGATTGAGGTGAGGGATGATGTTCAAAAGAAAACGGGTGTTATTACTGATTGCAGAAATGATGAGATTTTATCTTCTTTGAGTATTGAATCTATTAAAAGTTTTAGTAATGTGTTTGTAGATGGATATTTTTCATCACCTAAGGTGCTTGAATAG
- a CDS encoding helix-turn-helix domain-containing protein has product MQENHFIRFGDFLKKARVEKGLTLEMISDDIKISVKYLKALEDSNIELFPNEVLASGFLRAYSEYLGVDVWYVSSLFKEYKKNLNSSYIGIKDEDQNINLNFVNEGGFGEKYFNLFKIDFYKMIKILLGVISVIVLILLILNFGGIKQFLGKIFKANHVARRTPRFHEVIFDKESFWNVVLGEGDFLSLIYGNSIAEYKISFLNDNLVIISNLENGRYIFKLGESQKINLDGTIRVKMVYDNYSQGNIQEAHVSLESFALNAEYVLETNLSKRFNILNWGFKVNGPKDRVISEYPTVYSSQNIVNIDLVINCLNNTFLRYADENNLYGKSLLASKGVPLILNFKNSVILFLSRLSDMNIILQGKDITSFLKSFGREIMAFQFFWLKTPGGFDLKVSEVY; this is encoded by the coding sequence ATGCAAGAAAATCATTTCATTAGATTTGGAGATTTTTTAAAAAAGGCTCGGGTTGAAAAAGGCTTGACTCTTGAAATGATATCTGATGATATTAAGATTTCTGTTAAATATCTTAAAGCACTTGAGGATTCTAATATTGAATTGTTTCCAAATGAAGTTTTGGCTTCAGGATTTTTAAGAGCTTATAGTGAGTATTTAGGTGTTGATGTTTGGTATGTATCATCTCTTTTTAAGGAATATAAAAAAAATCTTAATAGTAGCTATATTGGGATTAAGGATGAGGATCAAAATATCAATTTAAATTTTGTGAATGAAGGTGGATTTGGAGAGAAGTATTTTAATCTTTTTAAGATAGATTTTTATAAAATGATTAAAATATTATTAGGAGTAATTAGTGTTATAGTGTTAATACTTTTGATTTTAAATTTCGGAGGGATCAAGCAATTTTTAGGAAAAATTTTTAAGGCAAATCATGTTGCAAGGCGAACACCAAGATTTCATGAGGTTATTTTTGATAAGGAAAGTTTTTGGAATGTTGTACTTGGAGAAGGTGACTTTTTATCTTTAATTTATGGTAATTCTATTGCAGAGTATAAAATCTCTTTTTTAAATGATAATTTGGTTATTATAAGTAATCTAGAAAATGGGCGATATATTTTTAAGTTAGGCGAATCTCAAAAAATAAATTTGGATGGTACTATCAGAGTTAAAATGGTTTATGATAATTATTCTCAAGGTAACATTCAGGAAGCTCATGTAAGCTTAGAATCTTTTGCGTTAAATGCTGAATATGTTCTTGAGACGAACTTATCTAAGAGATTTAATATTTTAAATTGGGGATTTAAAGTTAATGGTCCTAAGGATAGAGTGATTAGTGAATATCCTACTGTATATTCTTCTCAAAATATTGTTAATATTGATTTAGTGATTAATTGTTTAAATAATACATTTTTAAGATATGCTGATGAGAATAATCTTTATGGTAAATCGTTACTTGCGTCTAAGGGTGTTCCTCTTATTTTAAATTTTAAAAATTCTGTGATTCTATTCTTATCAAGACTTTCTGACATGAATATTATTCTTCAAGGTAAGGATATTACTTCTTTTTTAAAGAGTTTTGGAAGAGAAATAATGGCATTTCAATTTTTTTGGTTAAAAACCCCTGGAGGTTTTGATCTTAAAGTTTCTGAAGTTTATTAA
- a CDS encoding ATP-dependent helicase, whose translation MDKIEKFLFSLNSYQKKIVLDDTKNPILVLAGPGSGKTRVITAKIAHLIKKMKLRPEEILALTFTNKAASEMNLRINYLFDFDKALHIQTFHSFGAWLLRLYFKEFDKNYDSNFTIWDTNDVVRFVKQIGLASTIELAKHVSSLIIKCKENYFLDDYYGLDEKSYKDIELYEQEKSRNNAFDFADLILKVTFMLRNCEDIKVKVHKRFKAIFVDEYQDTNYAQFLFLKELYCKDMHHFMVVGDEDQSIYSFRGARIENILEFEKTFDDVSKYYLVQNYRSSLSIVNVANDVISKNSNRYDKVIITENKMGKRIKFFVFQNPTDEAEYFSNFLLEDKLETAVLYRFNYQSLQFEKAFLKHNIPHKVLGSIRFYERGEIKDIISLLRLFVNKKDRVSFLRVINKPARGIGKITTDKIVGMINDRDINLDLILASRKIVNILKGKARDSLVAFLSFYDELWERLQGDFYANLSSFIKDVVIKFGFWDYYQKFDKDDKSKNIDELINSGVEYSGSFEGLVIFLENSSLAPLIHGDSKSSVILSSIHGVKGLEFDRVIISGLEKGLLPAEIEKLTQDRLEEERRLFYVAITRAKFELVVTINLQRFFAGILRSTAISVFFQDISKDNYDIIFVPEYLKDNFKYFFSKNGSKSFNIGDYINYNGENGIVIDKWYKNNEQFIKIHLSDGKKAVLSSNYIEKLYKI comes from the coding sequence ATGGATAAAATAGAAAAGTTTCTTTTTAGTTTAAATTCTTATCAGAAGAAAATTGTTTTAGATGATACTAAGAATCCTATTCTTGTTTTGGCTGGTCCAGGTAGTGGTAAAACAAGGGTTATAACAGCTAAAATAGCACACTTGATAAAAAAAATGAAGTTAAGACCGGAAGAAATTCTTGCTTTAACTTTTACAAATAAGGCCGCGAGTGAGATGAATTTGAGAATAAACTATCTTTTTGATTTTGATAAGGCTTTGCATATTCAGACTTTTCATTCTTTTGGTGCTTGGCTTTTAAGACTTTATTTTAAAGAATTTGATAAAAATTATGATTCAAATTTTACAATTTGGGATACTAATGATGTTGTGAGATTTGTTAAGCAAATTGGGCTTGCTTCAACCATTGAACTTGCAAAGCATGTATCGTCTTTAATAATTAAGTGTAAAGAAAATTATTTTTTAGATGACTATTATGGTCTTGATGAGAAAAGTTATAAAGATATTGAGCTTTATGAGCAAGAAAAATCTAGAAATAATGCTTTTGATTTTGCTGATCTTATTCTGAAGGTCACTTTTATGTTAAGAAATTGTGAAGATATAAAAGTGAAAGTTCACAAGAGGTTTAAGGCTATTTTTGTGGATGAGTATCAAGATACTAATTATGCACAGTTTTTATTTTTAAAAGAGCTTTATTGTAAAGATATGCATCATTTTATGGTGGTGGGAGATGAAGATCAATCTATATATTCTTTCAGAGGTGCTAGGATTGAGAATATTCTTGAGTTTGAAAAAACATTTGACGATGTGTCTAAATATTATTTGGTGCAAAATTATCGTTCTAGTCTAAGTATTGTTAATGTTGCAAATGATGTTATTTCAAAGAATAGTAATCGATATGATAAAGTGATAATTACAGAAAATAAGATGGGCAAAAGGATAAAGTTTTTTGTTTTTCAAAATCCTACAGATGAGGCGGAATATTTTTCTAATTTTCTTCTTGAAGATAAACTTGAGACAGCAGTTCTTTATCGATTTAATTACCAATCTTTGCAGTTTGAGAAAGCTTTTTTAAAACATAATATTCCACATAAAGTATTGGGTTCAATTAGGTTTTATGAAAGAGGAGAGATTAAAGATATAATTTCTTTGCTAAGACTTTTTGTCAATAAAAAAGATAGAGTATCTTTCTTAAGAGTAATAAATAAACCTGCTAGGGGAATTGGAAAAATCACTACGGATAAAATAGTTGGAATGATCAATGATCGTGATATCAATCTTGATTTAATTCTTGCAAGTAGAAAAATTGTTAATATTCTGAAGGGCAAAGCAAGAGATTCTCTTGTTGCTTTTTTAAGTTTTTATGATGAACTATGGGAAAGGCTGCAAGGAGATTTTTATGCGAATTTATCTTCATTTATTAAAGATGTTGTAATTAAATTTGGGTTTTGGGATTATTATCAAAAATTTGATAAAGATGACAAATCTAAAAATATTGATGAGCTTATTAACAGTGGAGTTGAATATTCAGGAAGTTTTGAAGGACTTGTGATATTTCTAGAAAATTCTTCTCTTGCACCTTTAATTCATGGAGATTCTAAGTCTAGTGTGATACTTTCTTCAATTCATGGGGTTAAAGGACTTGAGTTTGATAGAGTGATAATATCTGGTCTTGAGAAGGGATTATTGCCTGCTGAGATTGAAAAATTGACTCAAGACAGGCTGGAGGAAGAAAGAAGGCTTTTTTATGTTGCTATTACTAGAGCTAAATTTGAACTTGTTGTTACAATTAATTTGCAGAGATTTTTTGCAGGAATTTTAAGAAGTACAGCTATTTCAGTTTTTTTCCAAGATATTAGCAAAGATAATTATGATATTATTTTTGTTCCAGAATACTTAAAAGATAATTTTAAATATTTTTTTTCAAAAAATGGTAGTAAAAGCTTTAATATTGGAGATTATATAAATTATAATGGTGAAAATGGTATCGTTATTGATAAATGGTATAAAAATAATGAACAATTTATTAAGATTCATCTAAGTGATGGCAAAAAAGCTGTTTTAAGCTCAAACTACATTGAAAAACTTTATAAAATTTAG
- the pyk gene encoding pyruvate kinase → MIQKLTKIVATISDLRCDPEHIKELYEAGVNVIRLNTAHQSHEDAIKVIKNVRQVSNKIALMIDTKGPEVRTANIETPITVKIGDKIIISISPINEPNSLQTNYDGFVNEIPNGSKILIDDGELEMTVTEKFADRLICEVKNNGQIKNKKSINTPGISLKLQSVTAKDKGFIELAAKQNIDFIAHSFVRHAQDIQDVQDILNAAGNPEVKIISKIENQEGIDNIEEIAKASYGIMVARGDMGVEIPAEDVPLAQIKITQTCIKYGIPVITATQMLHTMIENPRPTRAEVSDVANAILNGTDAIMLSGETAYGKYPIESVKMMTKIAIEVEKYREKKLFQNEIFCSKNLIRNYIIKCAIDATKTMPVKAIIVDSLKGRTARIMATYRASVPLFITTNNERIARELALSYGVYSNLVDNNFKRATEFVVTSLEMLKKQKTVQDSDIVVIVSGNPNRDTNKGTEFMEINTVEDAIKGYNL, encoded by the coding sequence ATGATACAAAAATTAACAAAAATAGTAGCAACAATATCTGACCTCAGATGTGACCCAGAACATATTAAAGAGCTATATGAAGCAGGAGTAAATGTAATAAGACTTAACACCGCTCATCAATCTCATGAAGATGCAATAAAAGTAATCAAAAATGTTAGACAAGTTTCAAATAAAATAGCATTAATGATTGATACAAAAGGACCAGAAGTCAGAACAGCTAATATTGAAACTCCTATTACCGTTAAAATAGGAGATAAAATAATAATTTCAATATCACCTATCAATGAGCCTAACTCACTGCAAACTAATTACGATGGGTTTGTAAATGAAATTCCAAATGGATCAAAAATCCTCATTGATGATGGCGAACTTGAAATGACTGTTACCGAAAAATTTGCAGATAGATTAATTTGTGAAGTCAAAAACAACGGACAAATAAAAAATAAAAAATCAATAAACACACCAGGAATTTCACTTAAACTACAATCCGTGACTGCAAAAGATAAGGGATTTATTGAACTTGCAGCAAAGCAAAATATTGATTTTATCGCCCATTCATTCGTAAGACATGCACAAGATATTCAGGATGTCCAAGATATATTAAATGCTGCTGGGAATCCAGAGGTCAAAATTATTTCCAAAATTGAAAATCAAGAAGGAATTGATAATATTGAAGAAATTGCTAAAGCTTCTTATGGAATTATGGTTGCAAGAGGAGATATGGGGGTAGAAATACCTGCTGAAGATGTTCCTTTAGCACAAATTAAAATCACGCAAACCTGTATCAAATACGGCATACCCGTAATTACTGCAACACAAATGCTTCATACAATGATTGAAAATCCAAGACCTACAAGAGCAGAGGTTTCTGATGTTGCTAATGCAATTCTAAACGGAACAGATGCCATAATGTTATCGGGTGAAACAGCTTATGGTAAATATCCAATTGAATCCGTTAAGATGATGACCAAAATTGCCATAGAAGTTGAAAAATATAGAGAAAAAAAATTATTCCAAAATGAAATTTTCTGTAGCAAAAATCTTATAAGAAACTACATTATTAAATGTGCAATTGACGCAACTAAGACAATGCCTGTTAAAGCTATTATTGTCGATTCACTTAAGGGAAGAACCGCAAGAATAATGGCAACATATAGAGCAAGTGTGCCTCTATTTATTACAACAAACAATGAAAGAATAGCAAGAGAATTAGCACTTTCTTATGGAGTTTATTCTAATCTTGTTGATAATAACTTCAAACGAGCAACTGAATTTGTAGTAACCTCTCTTGAGATGCTTAAAAAACAAAAAACAGTCCAAGACTCAGATATCGTAGTAATTGTCTCTGGAAATCCAAATAGAGACACCAACAAAGGCACAGAGTTTATGGAAATAAATACAGTAGAAGATGCAATTAAAGGATATAACCTATAA
- a CDS encoding NFACT RNA binding domain-containing protein yields MSLNYNEINVILKEVPLKNSFIRKIKQPSHKTLIIELYNKEENKKNFNILIALDQKKTRIHKTSKEFKNIKPNLRFSEFLKSKIQYGRISEAYQIKNERIIFIKVIKDKIIVLIFIKLWPSAPNIIATDTNFKILDAYYRRPNSGEITGKIFTTVKKIIENNDANEKKEIKLKDGYNNELSYSKFIENYYDDLEIKETQAHNIKLLRKKYEKEKMNLEKKISSLEKKISSIETIETQREKGEMILLNINKIKKGMDEIILKNSKEEQIKIILDKALFPKDNASKYFKEYKKNKNAFSLIQEQLKCAKTQYDTLISKISCTDKKDCNILENKRIIKKSSIGLHFISCGFDILVGRNAKENDELLRNWAKGNDYWLHTRDYPGAYVFIRNKKDKTPPLEVLLDAGNLCVFYTKPARQLGEADLYYTNVKHLRRVKGGKQGFVIPNREKNLNIKLDPQILNKLKNKNV; encoded by the coding sequence ATGTCATTAAACTATAACGAAATAAATGTTATTCTTAAAGAAGTGCCATTAAAAAATTCATTTATAAGAAAAATCAAACAGCCTAGCCACAAAACTTTGATTATAGAACTTTATAATAAAGAAGAAAATAAAAAAAATTTTAATATATTAATAGCACTAGACCAAAAAAAAACAAGAATTCATAAAACAAGCAAAGAATTTAAAAACATCAAACCCAATTTAAGATTTTCTGAATTCTTAAAATCAAAAATTCAATATGGTAGAATATCTGAAGCATATCAAATAAAAAATGAAAGAATAATTTTCATTAAAGTGATCAAGGATAAAATAATAGTCTTGATCTTCATAAAATTATGGCCATCAGCCCCCAACATAATTGCAACAGACACAAATTTTAAAATCCTTGATGCATATTACAGAAGACCAAATTCAGGAGAAATTACAGGTAAAATATTCACAACAGTCAAAAAAATTATTGAAAATAACGATGCAAATGAAAAAAAAGAAATCAAATTAAAGGATGGATACAATAACGAACTATCTTACTCCAAATTTATCGAAAACTACTATGATGATTTAGAAATAAAAGAGACTCAAGCACACAACATAAAATTACTTAGAAAAAAATATGAAAAAGAAAAAATGAATTTAGAAAAAAAAATAAGCTCTTTAGAGAAAAAAATAAGCTCAATTGAAACAATTGAAACTCAAAGAGAAAAAGGTGAAATGATCTTATTAAATATTAACAAAATAAAAAAAGGCATGGATGAAATAATTTTAAAAAATAGCAAAGAAGAACAAATTAAAATAATACTGGATAAAGCATTATTTCCTAAAGATAATGCTTCAAAATACTTTAAAGAATATAAAAAAAATAAAAATGCTTTTAGTCTAATACAAGAACAATTAAAATGTGCAAAAACACAATACGATACACTAATATCAAAGATATCTTGCACAGATAAAAAAGATTGTAACATTCTGGAAAATAAAAGAATTATAAAAAAATCATCTATCGGTCTTCATTTCATATCTTGTGGATTTGATATCCTTGTAGGAAGAAATGCAAAAGAAAACGATGAACTTTTAAGAAATTGGGCAAAAGGAAACGACTACTGGCTACATACAAGAGACTATCCGGGTGCTTACGTTTTTATTAGAAATAAGAAAGATAAAACGCCTCCTCTTGAAGTTTTATTAGATGCCGGTAATTTATGTGTATTTTATACAAAACCTGCAAGACAATTGGGTGAGGCTGATCTTTACTATACCAATGTTAAACATTTAAGAAGAGTAAAAGGAGGTAAACAAGGGTTTGTAATACCTAATAGAGAAAAAAATTTAAATATTAAATTAGATCCTCAAATCTTAAACAAACTAAAAAATAAAAATGTATAA